The region GATTCCCGGTATGGTCATACCTCCAATGACCTTCGGTTTGCTGTTGATCCAGGCCAGGGCAGTTATGGCAAAAACAGTCAGCACAATCTTTTCGCCCCTGCTCCAGTTTCCGAGTTTGGCCAGCTCCTCTCTGACAACCCTGCGCCCTCCGGGGATCTCTGATATCTCAGGTGGAAGCAGCAGGAATACCAAGATCGCCCAGGTTATGAACAGGAATATCCACGAGATTGGAATGCCTATTATCAGCCAGTCTGTGAATGATATTTCGGGTGCATCGGGAAACATCTTCGAGAAAGTTCCCACGAAAATGGCGTTTGGTGGTGTGCCTATGATGGTTGCCACACCGCCAATTGATGCAGCATAAGCAACACCGAGCATAAGTGCTGTGCCGAATCTGAAATTGCCCGGGCTGAAGTTCACGTTTTTGAATTCCCCCCTCTTTTTCATGTCTTCTCCAATTGTGGCCACATGTATTATTATTGAGAGTGCGATGGGCATCATCATCATGGTCGTTGCTGTGTTTGAAATCCACATGCTCAGAAAAGCAGTGGCGACCATAAATCCGAGGATAACGAGCCTTGGACTCGTGCCTATTGCATTGATTATCAGCAGTGCAAGCCTTTTGTGCAGACCCCATTTCATCATTGCAGATGCTATGAAGAATCCGCCCATGAACAGGAAGATCACCTTGCTGGCATAGCTTGGGGCTACGCTGGTTATTTTGCTAACATTGAAAAGCGGCAGAACCACAAGCGGGAGCAGTGCAGTTGCGGGCAGTGGAATTGCCTCTCCCATCCACCATACTGCCATCAGCAGTGCCAGTGCAAGAACAACCTGCATGTCTCTGCCCTTCTTGACGATCGAATCGTACAGCTTTCCGTCCTTTTCTTTAATCATGTTAAGCAATCCGTGGAGTTCGTAGATTTTTCCAATCTTTCCGTTTTCCAGTGAAGCGTAACCGGCTTTTTCTATCTCCACAAGAATGTTATCGCTGATCTCTGAATTTTTCACGGCACTTTTCAGGAATGTTGATGGTACTGGCATGAGGACGATGGCCATGAAGAGTATTGCGCCGAGAATCAGTGAATATCTCTGTCTCTGGGTGTATTCGTGCCTGTCCTCATCAGGGATCAGGACATCAGCAATGCCACCCTCCTCGAAGTCCTCTTCAATTTTTTTCACGATTTTATCGGCATCGCTCAAGGGCATCACCTGAAGTTCACAGAAGCTGGAAATTTTTTAATTTTTCGGAGAAAATAATTTAAATTCAATTCTAATTGATAAATAATTGAAGATTATTAAAATTTTTAATCATTTGAGAACGATTCTGAGCTTTCCTATGCTTTCCCTTATTTCAGCATCAATATTCTGGGCTTTCAGGATGTTTTCAAGGAATACTCTGATAAACTTCATCTCGGAAGGACAGGACAGTATCAGCGTGTAGCTCCCATCCGAATCTTCCTTGTATCTGAAAAAGTTTCCGGGTTCCATGTAATCGAGAATGCTTTTGACGTCTCTCAGACCCTTGTTGTAATACTGGATCCCATGCTCTATCCCGGATTTCACTATCAGTTCCCAGAATCTGTCATCCGCTTTCTCATTGAGTTCTTCCCAGATTGCGCACCAGTGTTCAAGGTCGACTATAACGTGTTCACCTTCGGAAAGGAAATCTATGTATGTTTTCAGCGCATTTTCAGTAAATCCCGGAGAGAATTCAGTGGCATGGTACAGGTTTATGGCCTCTCTGACTATCTCGCTCACAGACTTCCCTGTCTTTCTGATAAGTTCGTTTATCTTTTCCAGAGTCTTGGAATCAAGGCTTACGGAGGTCCTGTGTACCATGGTGTGAAAGAGTATTACCATGGTTAAATACTTTCCTTAGAACCCGACCACTTTGTGTTTGGATTATTGATGTCTCTGGAATCGTTACCTCACTGGTAATAATCAAATATATACGCTTGAAGTTTCAAATTATATATCATGGGAGACACTGGCGAGATGTATAAAAAAGCGATTAAAATTCACAGGAAGTTTCACGGTAAAATCGAAACCATGATCAAGATACCATTCAGGGGACTTGAGGATTTCAACTATCTTTACACTCCTGGAGTTGCTAAGGCCTGCGAAGAGATTGAAGCCAATCCGGATGAGGCCTATGAATTA is a window of Geoglobus acetivorans DNA encoding:
- a CDS encoding DASS family sodium-coupled anion symporter produces the protein MPLSDADKIVKKIEEDFEEGGIADVLIPDEDRHEYTQRQRYSLILGAILFMAIVLMPVPSTFLKSAVKNSEISDNILVEIEKAGYASLENGKIGKIYELHGLLNMIKEKDGKLYDSIVKKGRDMQVVLALALLMAVWWMGEAIPLPATALLPLVVLPLFNVSKITSVAPSYASKVIFLFMGGFFIASAMMKWGLHKRLALLIINAIGTSPRLVILGFMVATAFLSMWISNTATTMMMMPIALSIIIHVATIGEDMKKRGEFKNVNFSPGNFRFGTALMLGVAYAASIGGVATIIGTPPNAIFVGTFSKMFPDAPEISFTDWLIIGIPISWIFLFITWAILVFLLLPPEISEIPGGRRVVREELAKLGNWSRGEKIVLTVFAITALAWINSKPKVIGGMTIPGIKTYLPFVDDYVIAMMSAIALFLIPVDFRRGEFALDWDHAKEIPWGILLLFGGGIALSSAFTKSGLANWIAEQLLFLKGIHPLIIMLAITTLVIFLTEMTSNTAIATLMMPVMAGFAIAMGVDPRFFMIPAAIAASFAFMLPVATPPNAIVYGTGYVKVPQMARTGFLLNLIGIIFVSLLSYFILQFAFGINPAAMPAWAP
- a CDS encoding ribbon-helix-helix protein, CopG family; the encoded protein is MVHRTSVSLDSKTLEKINELIRKTGKSVSEIVREAINLYHATEFSPGFTENALKTYIDFLSEGEHVIVDLEHWCAIWEELNEKADDRFWELIVKSGIEHGIQYYNKGLRDVKSILDYMEPGNFFRYKEDSDGSYTLILSCPSEMKFIRVFLENILKAQNIDAEIRESIGKLRIVLK